The region TCCCCTCGTGAAACCCCTCAACATGAAGCCTTTCATAGGCCACCTCCCATGCCTGAGCGATGGTCTCCCCATAGTACTTCTCCAGGCTTTTTACCGCCTTCCCTAGCAGCCCCACCGTCCATCTGCCCTCCTCTCAACCTCCTCCAGAATGTGCCTAATACCCTCATCATCCTTACGACGCTGTGAGAGGATCTTTACGGAACCCTCAACAATCTTGTATAGTTTCTCCGAGGCTTGCACCGCATCCCCACTCTCCAGGTATGACTCAGCCTCCCTCAATAAACCCCATAATTTTACGGCATTCTCATGCATGGTCACCACCTCAAGAACCACCCTCTACATGGGCTTTTCCAAATTATTGAGCGCCTCAATTATGAACCACGTCACCGCTAAGGCTAGGAACGCCACGGCCATTAGTTTCCACGGCGTTAACTGCTTCGGTGGCGTCAACGTTATGCGCCAATTATTAACCACAGAAACAACCCACCTACCCGTGGGCTTATGATACACGTGGAGGTTTCCATAGACCTGCTTTTGAATTTCATAAACCTCATAAACAACATTCACCTATTCCCACCAAGGTTCTCAAGGTAATCCCTACCCACCTCAACCTCACCCTCAATAAAGCCATCTTCATAAACCCTCACATTGAGTTCCCAGGGATCAGCCAAACGCTTAGCCATGCTGCAAAGCTCGGGCTTACCCATGGGGGAAGTTTTTAGCACGGCCGGGAAAGCCTCTTTGAATCCCACCCGCCTCATATGGCTACATAACTCCCTCGTGACCTGTGGGGGTACGTAGAGTAGGAATACGTTATCTTTCAGAGGCTCGTCCTGCAGGACAATGACTCTGCGTTCATCGTCAAGCACGACCTCCCTAGGAATATAAGTCTCATAGTCCGGGTAAAACCTGGCATGGCTAGCCATAACACGCCACAATAGATCATGCCGAGATGATTTTAAAACCTTCGCCACCCCAGGGAGGCACCCCATTCAAATAAGCCCTTCCTCGATGCCCCTATGCATTCCTGGCGTGGGATGTCGAGGGAGGTAAGTTATAGTGCCAGTATCGCCTCCACTTTCCTCAACTGCTTCGTCACCGGATCCACCTCCAATCCAAGTCCTTCGAGCGCATACACCCCAAGAACCTCCTGATCCCCCTCCTCAGCAAACACCACAATAGTAGTTGCCCACTCACCAAAACACTCAATCACAACCTCACCCACCCACCTCTCAACGATACCACCCCCAATCACCCCAAACCTCCACCTAACCATAGGCTTGACACCCAACCCCTCAAGCCTCTCCCGCCTAACCCATGAATAAGTACTACCGGCGTCAACAGGAAGCTCAAGCTCCATAAACCTAGATGGATCACGGGGATTACTAAGCCTCACCCTAACCACAATATGACCCATAAACCACCCCAAACTAAACCTCAACACCTATTATAAACACTACACAAAACACACAGAAACCCCAAGAAAAACACCCATGAAACCCAACAACACTAATTCACTCTTCTACCTATTACATAACCCTGCTTCTCAATGGGTACAATGGCGCTTCTTATGGGTTTTAGCTCTGTTTTGAATCCAGCCTCCTCCAGTCTCTTAATTATTGGTTCCGGCCCGTTGTGGTATTCGATGATGACTTGGTTGAAGGCTTCTAGGGTATTCTCATCGGTGTTCCTGAGTGCTTCGTATTCGCAGCCTTCGCAATCCATCTTAAGCACCGCACCCCTAAGGTTGAACTCGCTCACGAGCGTCCCCAGTGTGTAGACCCTAACGTCAACGCCATGGTTGCATGGCCTGAAGAGTCTGTAATCCAAGGCATCACCACACGCCCTAACAAAACCATCAAACGAACCCACGGCAGCATTGAGAAGCTTAACCCTGTGGGAGACCCCATTCAACTCAACAACACGCCTCGCAGTATCGTAGAGGTTTGGGTAAGGCTCAAGAGCAATAACCATGTCAGCACCCCTTAGCGCAAACATGACCGCTGTATCACCAACGCCAGCACCAACATCAACAACAACCTTACCACGAACATCAACATCATCATAAGCACCACCAAGGAAATTCTCACAGAGAATATCGTAAATGAAGGGTATAACGTCAGGAGGAAGCCTAACCAGGGCATTGCCATACCCAAACACCAATAAATCACCATCAAAACGGGCACCCAACCCCCTAACGCAACCAAGGGCTGGCACAGCATAAACCCAACCCACGGGCACAAAGAAACCATCCAGTAAAAACCCATCACCCAGGCACTTGAAGTCATGGAATAAGCCTTCGTAATGGGCACTAACAATCATGGAATAGTGACTGGGGCTTAGAGGGAACTCCCCACCACCACACTTAACCACCAAGTCACCCTTCCTCAACAAGCCACGCCTCATTAACCAGTACCTGATGCCTAGGCTTAGCCAGTTCCTGAATAAATGCCTACTGCGTAGCAAAACCCTGGCACTCCTTAATAAGCCCACGATTGTGGGTTGTGCGTGTGCTTAAATGCGTTATGCATTTAAGTGCTGTGGTTTGCTTGTTTCGTGGTTTTGGTCTCGGTGGTTTGGTTGAATTACAACAGCATGGGGTTCAGGGATGTTATGCTCCAAAGCCTTGATTCTTTCATGAGCCTTGTCTTCGACGACTACGAGTTGATCATTGTGGATAATGCCTCAAACGACGGTAGCTTCGAGTTGATAAGGAGACACGTTGAGGAGGCGAAACCGAGCAGCCTACATAGCAATAGAGGATAGACAGGAACTCGGCAAACTAGACCTATACAAGGCACCTCACGTGAAATCCAGCGCAATAGAACTCACGGGACTATTCAGACTATTCACCAAGAAATTAATCACATTCAACGATTTAACACCACCTCACGACCCATAAGAACATAAAGACTCTAGCCCACCTACAATACCAATTTATTCTTATAGAGACAAACCTTCATGCCAATGCAACCACTCTCATACGAGCCCTCACATCCATGTTATACCTCACGCATCATAGCTTATAAACTTACCTAACTAATATGCCAATGAAGCCGCATCACCCATACCCAAGATAACACAACCAGTCAACCATAGAATATAAAGTCACCTCATTCACAACCATCACCTGTAAAGCTTCAACACAAGGACCACACTCTACTTTAATCCACCAACATTAAAATTACCATGCACCCTAAAGACCCTCAACCCCACACCTAAACCATCCAATAATTTAAGAGGCATTAACCCTATAAGCATGAATTAAACCCACCCTGCCGCCCCTCACAACATTAACTTTATACCCTCCCCTCATTAAATGCCTTACAATAGGCTTAAGAGAACCATGATATTCAAGACCTATCTCCTTAAAGGGCAGCTTAGCCGGATCAATGCTCAGTAAAACATCGTACTCACACCCTTCACAATCCATCTTAAGCACATCACCCATCAACGGTAATTTAATGGACCTAACCTTAAGCATGCCACCCTCCCGAGTTTTCGCTAGCATTAAGTAATTACTATCATCAAGCCCAACCTCACCATCCTCACTCCACACAGCTAAATTATAAGCCTTAATTACGCCACGGAGATTATTAACCTCAATATTCCTAATTAAATACGCATAAAGCCTGGGGTGCGGCTCGTAAGCCAAAACCTCACGAGCCCCCTTCATTATAAAGTAAATGGGCATATCGCCTATGTAAGCACCAACATCAATAACCACACGACCTTTAACATTAAGGAACCCCCCACTCCTCATCAACAAACGTTGCCCTCAAAACCGAGAGTACCGTCGCATCATCCACAGGGTACTCAATGCTATAGCCATTACTCAGTTACCAAGCCCCTCTGAACCTTAATGCCTCTTCTCATAAGCCCCACAAAACCACTAAACCCAGGAAGCCCCTCACGATTAAGAGGGAAGGATAAATCACTAACAACAATATAATCACCAACCTGCCTCACCACAACACCCACATCCACAGCCCTAAGGACATTCTTCAAAAGCCAAACACCAGACCTAAAACCAAGCCTCGCACTAAGCCTAAAACCATTTAATTCCAATGAAAACCACCACCTAAAGCTAACTCACCAATAACCCTTAACATTAACATTCCAACTAATCCTAAGATACTTAATTCCCAGCCTAATCAACTCACTCATTAAGCCTCACCCTTAAATGACCCAGGATAAAATCCCTTATACGCACCACAGTATCACCCCCATCAATCCTAGACACCTCTATTAATAAGGTATCACTAGAATCACCCTTAACAAACTCCATAGTCTTCGTATCATAGACCAGGGCTACGGTGGGCTTACCCAAGGCCCTCGAGAATACCACCGCATGATGCCGCATAGCAATCATAATGTCAACACCACGCACAACACACATAACACTCAACGGATCCATCTCCCTATCAATAAGCACAACATCATTAACCCTCTTCTTAAACATTCTACCTATTATTAAGTCATTATCAAACCACCTATTGCTAAAGCTTCCAAAACCAAAAGGTATGAAGACCACTGAACCACCAACTTCCCTAATAAACCAATTAGCAACATCAACCACAAGCTTAAGCACAACCCTATTAGTCCCGGGATCCAACGTTCTAAGATTGACACCAAGAATAGGCCTCTTAACACCCAACCAAAGATCACTCACGCCCCTACACCGCTGATCACTAAGCATCCTAACAAGCTTAGGGGTAGGATCAGGCTCAAGGACCACGTCCCTTGAGACGCCCGTAAGCCTAAGCACAGCGTAGGAGTAAGCATCCCTAACACCAACATAGTCAGAAGAATTAATGAGCAACCTAACAAGCAACGCCGTAAAACCCGTAAAAGGCCTAGGTACACGCTCAATCACGGGCTTACCATGCCAGGAATAAGGATAAACACCAACAGAACGGAAAACAACACGCTTACCAAGCAACCTAGCCATCAAACCCAACAAAGCCATCCTACGCCAAGTCTCACCACCATACCTACCACCACCGGCAAAAACCAAGACATCACTGGTCAGAAACTCACGCCAGAAGAAAGGCGATAATAAACTCTCCCTAACAGCCATAACACCATGAAGCTTTATAGTGCGCGATGGGTTAGAGGATAAAACTACAAAATCTACATCACCATAAGCTGACCTATACTCGTCAATAAGCGCTGTTAAAATAGCCTCATCACCAGTATTACCAAACCCAAAATAACCATGGATGAGCACTCTAAGAAACTTACTTCTACTCATATAATACCCAATACTCATAATTAAGAGTGAGCTATTAAACTTATAGGATATAGCAAGTTCCTTACCAAACTAAGCACTATTAGGTCTAAGACTTTGATGCAAATTATTTGAAAAATTCTATTAAAACTCTTCCATCGATCCAATCAGGTATAGGCTTGTCGAATATATGCAATATCGTAGGAACTATGTCAACTAAACTAATACTTACATTCGATCTATACCTGTTCTTAAAGAATGGTCCCTTAGCTATTAAAAATCCACTCATTTTATGCCATCCTGTCTGATAATTATATGGTGGATACATAATATATTCGTGTAGCTTAGGACCGAAATCCGACAAACTATCATCACCTGCCGCACCACATCCGTAAGCTACATATTTGTAATCTTTAGGTATTACATATATATCCGGTCCATACTCTAGATCAGGGATGAGATCCTTCTTTAAGACTATTTTTTCTATGATAGGCTCATGTGTAACTGGATCTTTTAATTCATTGATAAGATGAAAAGATATATACTTTACCAAGTTATTATAATCTACCTCATTTCTTATTATTTTTCTATTAATGTATATTTGTCCTATCCATCCCGATGAATAAGCTAGACTTGTATTATAATCGATATCCGATAAATTTAATCTTAGCCTTGGCAATCTATCATATAATAGACGTAAAAACTTGTCAGGCAAACGAATTTTCCCATAAAGTATTCTCTTTAATGAAGTCGTAATAGATCTTTTAAAGGATAATAATCCTAGTTTATGCAACACATGATTCAAAAATATCGTTCCATTCAAGGGTCCTATTTCGTATGGTGTCACAATAAATATCGTTGTATTATCGTCAGCATTATCCATGATTTTTTTAATGGTAGCGTCGATTAAGTTATAAAAATCATATATTCTATTTATGATTATAGATTTTTGTCCATTATCGTTGTGGAATTTGGGGTATGTACTATCTAAGTATTTCCATAGATAATGATGAACTTCTTCAACAAAAAAGAACGAAGTTATCAAGAAATGCCACTCAAAATTTTTAATCAAATACATCAATATTTCACTCTCTTTTTTCGTTATTTCTATCATACTATTGAGAAATTCAAGATCGCGATAGGGTCTATACCATTTAATGTTTTTGTACATCTCTCTAATACGGAATCTTTTATCTAGTAAATTTATTAAATCATATGGATAGGTTGCAATTCTTTCGTGCGATGCTACG is a window of Vulcanisaeta thermophila DNA encoding:
- a CDS encoding PaREP1 family protein; the encoded protein is MGLLGKAVKSLEKYYGETIAQAWEVAYERLHVEGFHEGRLSVGDVKRYMSIIYQILQIVSEVQGS
- a CDS encoding PaREP1 family protein: MHENAVKLWGLLREAESYLESGDAVQASEKLYKIVEGSVKILSQRRKDDEGIRHILEEVERRADGRWGC
- a CDS encoding FkbM family methyltransferase — protein: MGLLRSARVLLRSRHLFRNWLSLGIRYWLMRRGLLRKGDLVVKCGGGEFPLSPSHYSMIVSAHYEGLFHDFKCLGDGFLLDGFFVPVGWVYAVPALGCVRGLGARFDGDLLVFGYGNALVRLPPDVIPFIYDILCENFLGGAYDDVDVRGKVVVDVGAGVGDTAVMFALRGADMVIALEPYPNLYDTARRVVELNGVSHRVKLLNAAVGSFDGFVRACGDALDYRLFRPCNHGVDVRVYTLGTLVSEFNLRGAVLKMDCEGCEYEALRNTDENTLEAFNQVIIEYHNGPEPIIKRLEEAGFKTELKPIRSAIVPIEKQGYVIGRRVN
- a CDS encoding glycosyltransferase, producing the protein MVLVSVVWLNYNSMGFRDVMLQSLDSFMSLVFDDYELIIVDNASNDGSFELIRRHVEEAKPSSLHSNRG
- a CDS encoding FkbM family methyltransferase; translated protein: MRSGGFLNVKGRVVIDVGAYIGDMPIYFIMKGAREVLAYEPHPRLYAYLIRNIEVNNLRGVIKAYNLAVWSEDGEVGLDDSNYLMLAKTREGGMLKVRSIKLPLMGDVLKMDCEGCEYDVLLSIDPAKLPFKEIGLEYHGSLKPIVRHLMRGGYKVNVVRGGRVGLIHAYRVNAS
- a CDS encoding polysaccharide pyruvyl transferase family protein yields the protein MSRSKFLRVLIHGYFGFGNTGDEAILTALIDEYRSAYGDVDFVVLSSNPSRTIKLHGVMAVRESLLSPFFWREFLTSDVLVFAGGGRYGGETWRRMALLGLMARLLGKRVVFRSVGVYPYSWHGKPVIERVPRPFTGFTALLVRLLINSSDYVGVRDAYSYAVLRLTGVSRDVVLEPDPTPKLVRMLSDQRCRGVSDLWLGVKRPILGVNLRTLDPGTNRVVLKLVVDVANWFIREVGGSVVFIPFGFGSFSNRWFDNDLIIGRMFKKRVNDVVLIDREMDPLSVMCVVRGVDIMIAMRHHAVVFSRALGKPTVALVYDTKTMEFVKGDSSDTLLIEVSRIDGGDTVVRIRDFILGHLRVRLNE
- a CDS encoding alkaline phosphatase family protein — its product is MSTQNRKVIVVGLPGLPINAVDTDIFTTIKELKDTGVYGTLQPIFPLVSPSIWASLITGTYPRKHGIIEYCVVDSNGVKKNLTPKDLRKPPIWKLLNAYNLKTGVVNVPFTYPPEPINGFIISGYVASHERIATYPYDLINLLDKRFRIREMYKNIKWYRPYRDLEFLNSMIEITKKESEILMYLIKNFEWHFLITSFFFVEEVHHYLWKYLDSTYPKFHNDNGQKSIIINRIYDFYNLIDATIKKIMDNADDNTTIFIVTPYEIGPLNGTIFLNHVLHKLGLLSFKRSITTSLKRILYGKIRLPDKFLRLLYDRLPRLRLNLSDIDYNTSLAYSSGWIGQIYINRKIIRNEVDYNNLVKYISFHLINELKDPVTHEPIIEKIVLKKDLIPDLEYGPDIYVIPKDYKYVAYGCGAAGDDSLSDFGPKLHEYIMYPPYNYQTGWHKMSGFLIAKGPFFKNRYRSNVSISLVDIVPTILHIFDKPIPDWIDGRVLIEFFK